The following coding sequences lie in one Arachis hypogaea cultivar Tifrunner chromosome 4, arahy.Tifrunner.gnm2.J5K5, whole genome shotgun sequence genomic window:
- the LOC112796398 gene encoding phospholipase D zeta 1 isoform X2, translated as MVHDDDEADDETFASHADEYAKNRDVPSSAALPIIRPALGRQQSVSDRAKSAMQGYLNHFLGNISIVNSPEVCKFLEVSKLSFLPEYGPKLKEDYVMVKHLPKIPKDDDSRKCCTSSCFSCCNDNWQKVWAVLKPGFLALLADPFDKQPLDIIVFDVLPPSDGNGDGRLSLASEIKERNPLRHSFKVTCGIRSIRIRGKSSSKVKDWVAAINDAGLRPPEGWCYPHRYGSFAPPRGLIEDGSQAQWFVDGQAAFDAIASSIEDARSEIFICGWWVCPELYLRRPFDIHASSRLDNLLEAKAKQGVQIYILLYKEVALALKINSVYSKRKLLSIHENVRVLRYPDHFSSGVYLWSHHEKLVIVDNHICFIGGLDLCFGRYDSSEHKVGDCPPLIWPGKDFYNPRESEPNSWEDTMKDELDRRNYPRMPWHDVHCALWGPPCRDIARHFVQRWNYAKRNKAPYEEAIPLLMPQHHMVIPHYLGRSTEMEIENNNAENHRVIKREDSFSSLSQEQDVPLLLTRDESEGDPKMNGLNSFIHHVDKPIKVGGGLPFSFRRVKIEAVGQDTPMKGFVDDLGYMHYDEKKSLDRVPHVEQQSTGPEWWETQERGDQGDFADESGQVGPRVSCRCQVIRSVSQWSAGTSQTEESIHNAYCSLIEKAEHFIYIENQFFISGLSGDEMIRNRVLEALYRRIMLAYNENKSFRVIIVIPLLPGFQGGLDDSGAASVRAIMHWQYRTICRGQNSILHNLYELLGSKIHDYISFFGLRSYGRLFDGGPVATSQVYVHSKIMIVDDRISLIGSANINDRSLLGSRDSEIGVVIEDRELIGSYMDGKPWKAGKFSLTLRLSLWSEHLGLPAGEVNQIMDPIIESSYKDIWMAAAKTNTAIYQDVFSCVPNDLIHTRLAFRQSVAFWKERIGHTTIDLGIAPQKLESYHDGDIKSTDPLERLASVRGHLVSFPLEFMCQESLRPGFSESEYYAAAQVFH; from the exons CGAAGCTATCTTTTTTGCCTGAATATGGACCTAAGCTGAAAGAAGATTATGTAATGGTGAAACATCTGCCCAAAATTCCAAAGGATGATGATTCCAGAAAGTGTTGTACATCTAGCTGTTTTAGTTGTTGTAATGACAACTGGCAAAAG GTATGGGCTGTATTGAAACCTGGATTCTTGGCATTGCTGGCAGATCCTTTTGATAAGCAGCCCTTAGACATTATTGTCTTTGATGTGCTGCCTCCATCGGATGGGAATGGGGATGGTCGTCTGTCACTGGCTAGTGAAATAAAGGAACGAAATCCTTTACGCCATTCATTCAAG GTGACTTGCGGGATCCGGAGCATTAGAATTAGAGGGAAAAGTAGCAGTAAAGTTAAAGATTGGGTAGCAGCAATTAATGATGCTGGACTTAGGCCTCCTGAAGGCTGGTGTTATCCTCACCGCTATGGGTCATTTGCTCCTCCAAGAGGCTTAATTGAAGATGGTAGTCAAGCCCAATGGTTCGTGGATGGGCAAGCAGCATTTGATGCAATTGCTTCTTCAATTGAGGATGCAAGATCAGAG ATATTCATCTGTGGATGGTGGGTATGCCCAGAACTGTATCTCAGGCGACCTTTTGACATTCATGCTTCATCAAGACTTGATAATTTGTTGGAAGCAAAGGCTAAGCAAGGGGTTCAG ATCTACATTCTTCTGTACAAAGAGGTGGCTCTTGCTTTGAAAATCAACAGTGTCTATAGCAAGAGAAAGCTTCTTAGCATTCATGAGAACGTGAGGGTACTACGCTATCCTGATCACTTTTCTTCTGGTGTTTATCTATG GTCTCACCATGAAAAACTGGTCATTGTCGATAACCATATTTGCTTCATTGGAGGATTGGATTTGTGCTTTGGCCGTTATGACTCATCTGAGCATAAAGTGGGGGATTGCCCTCCTCTAATCTGGCCTGGAAAGGACTTTTATAACCCTAG GGAATCTGAACCTAATTCATGGGAAGATACAATGAAAGATGAATTGGATCGTAGAAATTATCCTCGTATGCCTTGGCATGATGTTCATTGCGCCCTTTGGGGACCACCTTGTCGTGATATTGCTCGGCACTTTGTTCAAAGATGGAATTATGCAAAG AGGAATAAAGCTCCGTATGAGGAAGCAATACCTTTACTTATGCCTCAGCATCATATGGTTATTCCACATTACTTGGGAAGAAGCACTGAGATGGAGATTGAAAACAATAATGCTGAGAATCATAGAGTCATCAAGAGAGAAGATTCATTTTCTTCATTATCCCAAGAACAAGATGTTCCTCTACTTTTGACTCGTGATGAGTCTGAAGGAGACCCCAAAATGAACGGGTTAAACTCATTCATACATCACGTTGATAAGCCAATAAAGGTCGGTGGTggtcttcctttctcttttcggAGGGTGAAAATTGAAGCTGTTGGTCAAGACACCCCAATGAAGGGCTTTGTAGATGATCTTGGATATATGCATTATGATGAGAAAAAGTCTCTGGATAGAGTGCCTCATGTTGAGCAACAAAGTACTGGTCCAGAATGGTGGGAAACACAAGAGCGTGGTGATCAGGGAGATTTTGCAGATGAATCAGGGCAAGTTGGCCCTCGTGTTTCCTGCCGTTGTCAG GTTATTAGGAGCGTCAGTCAATGGTCTGCTGGAACAAGCCAAACGGAAGAGAGCATACACAATGCCTATTGCTCTCTTATTGAAAAAGCAGAACACTTCATCTACATTGAG AATCAATTTTTTATCTCAGGTCTTTCTGGAGATGAAATGATTCGGAACCGTGTTTTGGAAGCTTTGTATCGACGGATTATGCTAGCATACAATGAAAATAAATCCTTTCGGGTTATCATTGTCATACCTCTCCTACCTGGCTTCCAG GGGGGTCTTGATGATAGTGGTGCAGCATCTGTGAGAGCAATAATGCACTGGCAGTATCGAACCATTTGTAGAGGGCAGAATTCTATATTACATAATCTTTATGAACTTCTTGGTTCAAAAATACATGACTACATCTCTTTTTTTGGCTTGAGGTCTTATGGTAGACTTTTTGACGGTGGTCCTGTAGCAACCAGCCAG GTGTATGTTCACAGTAAAATCATGATTGTTGATGATCGCATAAGTTTGATTGGATCTGCTAATATTAATGATAGGAGCCTGCTTGGATCTAGAGATTCTGAg ATTGGAGTAGTTATAGAAGACAGAGAGCTCATTGGTTCTTATATGGATGGAAAGCCTTGGAAAGCAGGAAAGTTCTCCTTGACTCTCCGTTTGTCATTATGGTCTGAGCACTTGGGTCTACCAGCAGGAGAG GTCAATCAAATAATGGACCCGATTATTGAATCATCTTACAAAGATATTTGGATGGCAGCAGCAAAG ACAAATACTGCAATTTACCAGGATGTCTTTTCTTGTGTACCTAATGATCTAATCCACACCAG ACTTGCTTTCAGACAGAGTGTAGCCTTTTGGAAAGAAAGAATTGGTCACACAACCATTGATTTAGGAATAGCGCCGCAAAAATTAGAATCCTATCATGATGGAGATATCAAGAGCACTGATCCATTGGAGAGATTAGCATCAGTGAGGGgtcatcttgtttcttttcctTTGGAGTTCATGTGCCAAGAAAGTCTAAGACCTGGTTTCAGTGAAAGCGAATATTACGCCGCTGCTCAAGTTTTCCACTGA